One Molothrus ater isolate BHLD 08-10-18 breed brown headed cowbird chromosome 4, BPBGC_Mater_1.1, whole genome shotgun sequence genomic window carries:
- the LOC118686472 gene encoding uncharacterized protein LOC118686472 encodes MARSQTHLVATYLLWATLTTSCSAWTLPQPKPNVWRTLAEALGQDHLCLNTAAAEDPMASCLVGIPLPPSQLPSPFNYIYSFRTTPESPTAFWNAWRDHLRLQPTLEVNPPELHLLGSALAPVCLIFRYIPSPGNPLYFREAPGSQHPPSASLQYPRTLTLLNPSNASYLPNQWCKRIEKIPLATSPNDKAVTLPHGLFLICGNRAWAGIPSNPIGGPCALGRLSLFTPNLTHIMDWQNKSASLNSTFNSVRTKRDLKNLDEGCDSVIEHWDRTKATALTVLLPWVAIAKSLGELGRLECWVVKQANLTSAALTDLLYDEKVTRQATLQNRAAIDFLLLLHQHKCEEFEGLCCLNLSSRAEDARVSIERMQNHLENIKAQTTDWLGDMFCGWGFSNWVVAILKPIVYLCFSLIFVLLAASILWKLLKNFINRALSSPEVLRLQAPPNSPEENSWEDPDEGDSIEPVDQELPYEDSEFEP; translated from the coding sequence ATGGCACGGTCCCAGACACACCTAGTTGCCACCTACCTCCTTTGGGCCACGCTCaccaccagctgctctgcatggacTCTCCCCCAGCCGAAACCTAATGTTTGGCGGACTCTCGCGGAAGCCCTGGGGCAAGATCACCTTTGCCTGAACACGGCGGCAGCAGAAGACCCGATGGCGTCTTGCCTCGTGGGGATCCcgctccccccttcccagcttccctcccctttcaatTATATTTACTCCTTCAGAACTACCCCGGAATCCCCCACTGCTTTTTGGAACGCCTGGAGAGACCACCTCCGCTTACAACCTACTCTTGAGGTGAACCCTCCAGAGCTCCATTTGCTCGGCTCTGCACTTGCCCCAGTTTGCCTCATTTTTCGATATATCCCCAGCCCCGGTAATCCTCTATATTTTAGAGAAGCCCCGGGTTCCCAACACCCCCCCTCTGCCTCACTCCAGTATCCACGCACTCTGACCTTGTTGAACCCCTCCAATGCCTCCTATCTCCCGAACCAATGGTGCAAACGCATTGAAAAAATCCCTCTAGCCACCTCCCCGAACGACAAAGCAGTGACCCTTCCCCATGGTTTGTTCTTAATTTGCGGAAACCGAGCTTGGGCGGGAATCCCATCTAATCCTATCGGGGGACCATGTGCATTAGGCCGGCTGTCCCTGTTTACACCCAACCTGACCCATATTATGGATTGGCAAAATAAAAGCGCAAGCCTCAACTCGACCTTCAATTCGGTACGTACCAAAAGAGATCTAAAGAATCTAGATGAAGGCTGCGACTCTGTGATTGAACATTGGGACCGTACAAAAGCGACTGCCCTCACAGTTTTACTCCCTTGGGTAGCGATCGCTAAGTCACTAGGCGAATTGGGCCGCCTAGAGTGTTGGGTTGTAAAACAGGCCAATCTTACGTCAGCCGCCCTAACGGACCTCCTTTATGATGAGAAAGTCACGAGGCAAGCCACGCTCCAAAACAGAGCCGCCATcgatttcctcctcctgttacACCAGCACAAGTGCGAAGAGTTtgaaggtctctgctgcctcaacCTCTCATCCAGGGCTGAAGACGCGAGAGTCTCCATTGAGCGCATGCAAAATcatcttgaaaatattaaagcgCAAACTACCGACTGGCTGGGGGACATGTTCTGCGGGTGGGGGTTTTCAAACTGGGTAGTGGCCATCCTGAAGCCAATcgtttatttatgtttttcacttATATTTGTGTTGCTCGCTGCCTCAATACTATGGAAATTactgaaaaactttattaaccgaGCCCTCTCCTCTCCGGAAGTCCTCCGACTCCAAGCACCCCCTAACtcaccagaagaaaactcttGGGAAGACCCTGACGAAGGAGATAGCATAGAGCCTGTAGACCAAGAACTGCCCTATGAGGACAGCGAATTCGAACCTTGA